A single window of Sporosarcina sp. FSL W7-1349 DNA harbors:
- a CDS encoding polysaccharide deacetylase family protein: MRKMYSNALLLVCLSVLMLWIGTKWNVVESAFIKGFGGASAEEEPFVVEREFERVLTLQERRPIYMRGDTFTQIGELEAGQPVAVTGEDEVYYELRLGNMTAFVRKGQEMIEKKKLLTFVHTERFAAVHTLHKTAVYEDADLQSAVFLQLEEGYRYPIVREEADWYIIAIGERPGYIEKQSVVLDKGLPVLVYHHILPRDLMKTAVSTISLEAFEEQMAYLADHQFETLSAHELYDYLEGRLVVPDKAVLITFDDGLLSSKEYAYPILKQYGFSALHHIISSRTDRAQGTQLFDAEGPLQFMTAVDLSELADVFQFEAHTNDLHSLLNGVGVALDSSQEEIVADLQRNLEQVPAAVSLAYPYGQYNEQFVAAAKEAGLLIGFTTVEGYANRKASNYEVSRFGMTENKSFEQFVAYVDGDMTWP; encoded by the coding sequence ATGAGAAAAATGTACAGTAATGCACTGTTGCTGGTGTGCTTGAGTGTATTGATGCTGTGGATTGGGACGAAATGGAATGTGGTGGAGTCGGCGTTTATTAAGGGGTTTGGGGGCGCGTCTGCGGAGGAGGAACCGTTTGTCGTAGAGCGAGAGTTTGAGCGGGTGTTGACGCTGCAGGAGCGCCGGCCGATTTATATGAGGGGGGACACCTTTACTCAGATCGGTGAGTTGGAGGCGGGGCAGCCGGTTGCGGTCACGGGTGAGGACGAGGTGTATTATGAGCTGCGCTTGGGGAATATGACTGCCTTTGTCCGCAAAGGGCAGGAGATGATTGAGAAAAAGAAGCTTTTGACGTTTGTACATACGGAGCGGTTTGCTGCTGTTCATACGCTGCACAAGACCGCGGTGTATGAGGACGCTGACTTGCAGAGCGCCGTTTTCCTGCAGTTGGAAGAAGGCTATCGCTATCCGATTGTGCGGGAGGAAGCGGATTGGTATATCATAGCGATAGGAGAGCGGCCGGGTTATATTGAGAAGCAGTCCGTTGTGTTGGACAAAGGGCTGCCGGTGCTTGTCTACCATCATATTTTACCGCGCGATTTGATGAAAACGGCGGTCAGTACGATTTCGTTGGAGGCGTTTGAGGAACAGATGGCGTATTTGGCGGATCATCAATTCGAGACGCTGTCGGCTCATGAGCTCTATGATTATTTGGAAGGGCGGCTTGTCGTACCGGACAAAGCGGTGCTCATCACATTCGATGACGGTTTATTATCTTCTAAGGAATATGCGTATCCGATTTTGAAGCAATACGGGTTCAGTGCGCTGCATCATATTATTTCCTCGCGTACGGATCGGGCACAGGGAACGCAACTGTTTGATGCGGAAGGGCCTTTGCAGTTTATGACCGCTGTTGATTTGAGTGAGCTGGCAGATGTGTTTCAATTTGAAGCACATACAAATGACCTGCATTCCCTTCTGAATGGGGTTGGCGTTGCCTTGGATAGTTCACAAGAAGAGATTGTTGCGGATTTGCAGCGAAATTTGGAGCAAGTGCCGGCAGCCGTTTCTCTTGCCTATCCATATGGGCAATACAATGAACAATTTGTCGCAGCGGCGAAAGAGGCCGGGCTGTTGATCGGCTTTACGACAGTCGAAGGGTATGCCAATCGAAAGGCTTCCAATTATGAAGTCAGCCGGTTCGGGATGACAGAGAATAAGTCATTTGAGCAATTTGTAGCGTATGTGGATGGGGACATGACGTGGCCGTAG
- a CDS encoding sigma-70 family RNA polymerase sigma factor, with amino-acid sequence MNELDQIIDEHSRYLVRIAYLYVKNWSTAEDVVQEVFVTYFQKSDQFRNEASLKTYLTKMTANRAKDYLRSWKHKKDVLFDTIFASTKGTEEIVLEQERLASLEKNLFQLPLKYREPLILFYYDEQSIADIANYLNLNENTVKTRLRRAKQQLKEFFEEEEVVDH; translated from the coding sequence ATGAATGAGTTGGATCAAATAATCGATGAACATTCGCGCTATTTAGTGCGCATCGCTTATTTATATGTAAAAAACTGGTCGACTGCTGAAGATGTTGTGCAGGAGGTCTTTGTCACGTATTTTCAAAAGAGTGACCAGTTTCGCAATGAGGCGTCATTGAAGACGTATTTAACAAAAATGACAGCCAATCGGGCAAAGGATTATTTGCGCTCGTGGAAGCATAAAAAAGATGTGCTGTTTGATACGATTTTCGCCTCGACGAAAGGCACAGAGGAAATTGTGCTGGAGCAAGAACGGCTGGCCTCGCTGGAAAAAAACCTTTTCCAGCTTCCGTTAAAATATCGTGAACCTTTAATTTTATTTTATTATGATGAGCAATCGATAGCGGACATCGCAAATTATCTGAATCTGAATGAAAATACCGTGAAAACACGTCTGCGCAGGGCCAAGCAGCAACTGAAGGAATTTTTTGAAGAAGAGGAGGTAGTGGACCATTGA
- a CDS encoding S26 family signal peptidase, translated as MNDFKQKLDDMMGDTSEQERRIKQRVHENLRPPAKKFSWQVLFAAVAAPALALFLIFTLDSSDLLSSDQGPGVPYDPLDDLAQISALQKKQLLSVVEHEEFAKLPHFDHVDGLHYVDKEPFSLEGSSDAFHTVIERKANLFDEVVYEAGDIVRTMTNTTSHLPTYVDVYYEVIAVPGDRVVLKNGQLKINGKPLQSELMERYEERGITIAGGYDQLLNAREYFLLNHFPASETVQGATITPVHKIFGQVVGVATEERSNSIYLDYLSGELTGDYTPEQYFDLYLYDNLLGFNTLPQTPAFAQINRLGELFLEAAYRKTVPVSENEVEIRYQYGREGVAEHVFHMKRDAETGRWVVD; from the coding sequence TTGAACGATTTCAAACAGAAGCTCGACGACATGATGGGCGATACATCGGAACAGGAAAGACGGATCAAGCAGCGTGTGCATGAAAATTTACGACCACCGGCTAAAAAGTTCTCCTGGCAAGTGCTGTTTGCCGCGGTGGCAGCACCCGCATTGGCGCTGTTCCTTATTTTCACACTGGACTCTTCTGATTTGCTTTCTTCCGATCAAGGACCGGGTGTTCCTTATGATCCGCTGGATGATTTGGCACAGATTTCAGCACTGCAAAAAAAGCAGTTGCTGTCAGTGGTGGAGCATGAAGAGTTTGCGAAGTTGCCGCATTTCGATCATGTGGACGGTCTGCATTATGTCGATAAAGAACCGTTTTCCTTGGAGGGGAGTTCTGATGCGTTCCATACCGTCATCGAGCGCAAAGCGAATCTTTTCGATGAGGTAGTATATGAAGCAGGCGATATTGTCCGCACGATGACCAATACGACTAGCCATTTACCGACCTATGTGGATGTCTATTACGAGGTCATTGCGGTTCCGGGGGATCGAGTCGTGTTGAAAAACGGCCAGCTGAAGATCAACGGCAAACCGTTGCAATCGGAACTTATGGAGCGTTATGAAGAACGGGGAATTACGATTGCAGGGGGGTACGACCAACTGTTGAATGCGCGGGAATATTTTCTATTGAATCATTTTCCGGCAAGTGAAACAGTGCAAGGAGCAACGATTACGCCTGTGCATAAAATCTTTGGCCAAGTGGTTGGCGTCGCAACGGAGGAACGTTCCAATTCGATTTATCTGGATTATTTATCCGGAGAGCTGACGGGCGACTATACACCAGAACAATATTTTGATCTGTATTTGTATGACAATCTATTAGGTTTCAATACGTTGCCGCAAACACCGGCGTTTGCTCAAATAAATCGGTTAGGGGAGTTGTTTTTAGAAGCCGCCTATCGGAAAACGGTTCCCGTTTCGGAGAATGAAGTGGAAATCCGCTATCAATATGGGCGGGAAGGCGTCGCGGAGCATGTGTTTCATATGAAGAGGGATGCGGAGACCGGACGTTGGGTCGTTGATTAA
- a CDS encoding leucine-rich repeat domain-containing protein, which translates to MKKLVFYLMMVILASAVFHHPAQAAEEKTYGDVKYKVVTAKNGKQEIHITGLSSYKNNIVIPSKIEGLPVVEIVDRAFTFDRSDYASDGTYDPMDSEEYRKTFIKSVQLPGTLKRIGDEALAGHSLTKIALPASLEEIGRSAFARNGLTALTIPASVKKIDGNIVEANPIKTVKLPKQFETVKSKKHGEFLYTVFEQKGKKEIRITGHTIKKNRAKLVIPAKINNLPVTEIGDYAFSEGNSLLGIIENYDFPHIKEIVLPPSIRKIGNDAFSTIYYQSNRSLQLPRDLEVIGNYAYKGNGSKNGGKELKFPPKIRVIGKEAFMYNQLQSVTIPSTVRELGKGAFAGNQLKKVTIGNGLTEIPANAFRTNAITNLTLPKHVKTIGERAFETNKLPRIVLPASVETIEDFAFADNALTEASLPKQLQSIGKYAFAGNRLRTFTFPDRIKVVSESVLSHNQLTAVTLPDGIQTIGDGAFFSNKLTAFTIPPNVKVFPYNIIEANPIKVITVKGPSTRFIKDLYLVWGEYGEVGTNIPQLFTDRSMTQEWTGWEQASAPATLYVKYNPDAYVFPE; encoded by the coding sequence GTGAAAAAACTAGTATTTTATCTCATGATGGTCATTCTGGCGAGTGCAGTCTTCCATCATCCGGCGCAGGCGGCAGAAGAAAAAACGTACGGTGATGTGAAGTATAAAGTCGTCACGGCAAAAAATGGCAAGCAGGAAATCCATATTACAGGATTAAGCAGCTATAAAAATAACATCGTCATCCCAAGTAAAATAGAAGGGCTCCCAGTCGTCGAAATTGTCGACAGAGCCTTTACTTTCGACCGTTCGGATTATGCGTCTGACGGAACCTATGATCCGATGGACAGCGAAGAATATCGGAAAACGTTCATCAAAAGCGTGCAATTGCCGGGCACGCTGAAACGCATCGGGGACGAAGCATTGGCCGGGCATTCTTTGACAAAAATCGCCCTGCCCGCCAGTCTCGAGGAAATCGGCCGATCTGCTTTTGCGAGAAACGGATTAACTGCGCTTACAATTCCTGCGTCTGTGAAAAAAATTGATGGGAATATCGTAGAAGCCAACCCGATTAAAACGGTTAAACTGCCGAAGCAGTTTGAAACTGTGAAGAGCAAAAAACATGGGGAATTTCTGTATACGGTTTTTGAACAGAAGGGGAAGAAAGAAATCCGCATCACAGGCCATACGATCAAAAAGAATAGAGCAAAACTTGTCATTCCCGCGAAAATCAATAATCTACCAGTTACTGAAATCGGAGACTATGCTTTTTCGGAAGGAAATAGTTTACTTGGCATCATAGAAAATTACGATTTTCCGCATATCAAGGAAATCGTACTGCCGCCTTCAATCCGGAAAATTGGAAACGACGCCTTTTCAACCATTTACTATCAAAGCAACAGATCGCTTCAGCTGCCGAGAGATTTGGAAGTGATCGGCAACTACGCGTATAAAGGTAATGGAAGCAAGAACGGCGGGAAGGAATTGAAATTCCCGCCGAAAATCAGAGTCATTGGCAAAGAAGCGTTTATGTATAATCAACTGCAATCCGTCACCATCCCTTCAACGGTAAGGGAACTAGGGAAAGGCGCTTTCGCAGGGAATCAATTAAAAAAAGTGACAATCGGAAATGGACTGACAGAGATTCCTGCCAATGCGTTTCGGACAAATGCGATTACAAACTTGACCCTGCCCAAACATGTGAAGACAATCGGGGAACGAGCATTTGAAACAAACAAGTTGCCAAGAATCGTCTTGCCGGCCAGCGTCGAGACCATAGAGGATTTTGCATTTGCGGACAATGCATTGACAGAAGCGAGCTTGCCGAAACAACTGCAATCGATAGGTAAATACGCATTTGCGGGCAATCGACTCCGGACGTTCACATTTCCTGATCGGATCAAAGTCGTTAGTGAAAGCGTACTGTCCCACAATCAATTGACGGCTGTCACTTTGCCAGACGGCATTCAGACAATCGGCGATGGCGCATTTTTTTCAAATAAATTAACTGCATTTACCATCCCGCCGAACGTCAAAGTGTTCCCGTATAACATCATTGAAGCGAATCCAATAAAGGTCATCACAGTGAAAGGTCCCTCGACGCGGTTCATAAAAGACCTCTATCTAGTTTGGGGTGAATATGGAGAAGTCGGTACAAATATACCGCAACTGTTCACAGATCGTAGTATGACACAGGAATGGACTGGCTGGGAGCAAGCTTCCGCACCGGCTACGTTGTACGTCAAATACAATCCGGATGCCTATGTGTTTCCGGAATGA
- a CDS encoding S-layer homology domain-containing protein: MEGKITAKVIMALLFLFAALPFQAQAATPFSDVDQHWAKNEIMYLSERHIIGGYPDGTFKPNEPITRAQASAMLIKALNIPLTEDTSVQFKDVSKNSPYYQILATVNEKGILRGDNGFMRPGEITSRAQMAAILRRAFDLSLDKQPTFVDVTPAHWAYQDINGIAKQRIAGGSDGKYMPANPVTRAQFSAFLVRALDDNMKLSRYHSYVSVKGKAVEQNGSLYTIPPDCYTCAKLVKQDLKTGASEVLLSNTDFASEAGVYVVRFHEGFPLIVYNEEIFIPFWSAVHEMTDVPYSYGLIRTKTSVEDAPIDSALMQGMGGRTFRNLFIWNDRIYYTNEKNQDEPYLDWNFNQGIPQDSPLILYSTAMDGSDQRKEFTFNARIIFDEVSAMPSVPYVNQNNKSVLYDHSTLYYFNKAGVFKYSLLDKKASKISNVLAKDMEVTATQLIVTDQKGKKHTLKK, encoded by the coding sequence TTGGAAGGCAAAATAACTGCAAAAGTAATCATGGCGCTGTTGTTCCTATTCGCAGCCCTCCCATTCCAAGCACAGGCGGCCACCCCATTTTCGGACGTGGATCAGCATTGGGCGAAGAATGAAATCATGTATTTATCCGAACGCCACATTATCGGCGGCTATCCGGACGGCACATTCAAGCCGAATGAGCCGATCACCCGGGCACAAGCTTCCGCCATGCTCATTAAAGCATTGAACATTCCGCTAACGGAAGATACATCCGTCCAGTTCAAAGATGTGTCAAAAAATTCCCCGTACTACCAGATCCTAGCGACGGTGAATGAAAAAGGCATCCTCCGCGGCGACAATGGTTTCATGCGTCCCGGTGAAATCACATCCCGTGCACAAATGGCCGCAATCCTGCGCCGTGCGTTCGACTTGTCGCTTGACAAGCAGCCGACTTTTGTCGATGTCACGCCAGCTCACTGGGCGTACCAGGACATCAATGGGATTGCAAAACAGCGCATTGCGGGTGGATCGGACGGCAAGTATATGCCGGCAAATCCTGTCACCCGTGCACAATTTTCGGCATTTCTTGTTCGAGCGCTAGATGATAATATGAAACTCAGTCGCTACCATTCTTATGTCAGTGTGAAAGGAAAAGCCGTCGAGCAGAACGGATCCTTGTATACGATTCCGCCGGATTGCTACACATGCGCTAAACTGGTCAAGCAAGATTTGAAAACTGGCGCAAGCGAAGTGTTATTGAGCAATACGGATTTTGCTTCTGAAGCCGGCGTCTATGTTGTCAGGTTCCATGAAGGGTTCCCGCTGATCGTCTACAACGAAGAAATTTTCATCCCGTTTTGGTCGGCAGTCCATGAAATGACCGATGTTCCGTATTCGTATGGTTTGATCCGGACGAAGACGAGTGTGGAGGACGCTCCCATTGACTCGGCTTTGATGCAAGGAATGGGTGGGCGGACATTCCGCAATCTATTTATTTGGAATGATCGAATCTACTACACGAACGAAAAAAATCAAGATGAACCTTATTTGGATTGGAACTTCAACCAAGGCATTCCGCAAGACAGCCCGCTCATCCTCTATTCGACAGCGATGGACGGCAGCGATCAGAGAAAAGAATTCACTTTCAATGCACGGATCATTTTTGATGAGGTATCCGCGATGCCAAGCGTTCCGTATGTGAATCAAAACAATAAATCGGTCTTGTATGATCACTCGACCCTGTACTATTTTAATAAAGCAGGCGTCTTCAAATACAGTCTGCTAGATAAAAAGGCGAGCAAGATTTCGAATGTGCTGGCGAAGGATATGGAAGTGACAGCCACGCAGTTAATCGTCACGGATCAGAAAGGGAAGAAACATACGCTGAAGAAATAA
- a CDS encoding S-layer homology domain-containing protein, which produces MKNKFTAAGMALLLVFAALPIQAQAAAQFSDVKTHWAKNEIKYLSDRNIIGGYPDGTFKPNEPITRAQASAMLIKALNIPLTENTSVQFKDVAKNSPYYQILATVNEKGVLRGDNGYMRPGEKTSRAQMAAILRRAFDLPLDKQATFIDVTPAHWAYQDINGIAKQRIAGGSDGKYMPSNSVTRAQFSAFLVRALDDKMKLSKYHSYVSTKGKTVEQEGFIYFTERDTEHRYSVMKENKETGKREVLLRDVEVPRSDWDYDPRFLHDNTRLVLYNDELYIPYWSGAFAEADEVPYAFDVMKIKTDGQELVKIMEPSGRVMLRNLFIWNDRIYFTDTDGWSPRAVSPDEFEDGTLVLYSTPLGGLGNKRKELVFDARVTFDHYDEKLNQPNLNREAGGENLSVLYDHSTIYYFNKKGVFKYNLLDKKTSKLSTILGKRMEVTETQLIVTDVKGKKHSLKK; this is translated from the coding sequence TTGAAAAATAAATTTACCGCAGCAGGGATGGCGCTACTGCTCGTATTCGCCGCACTGCCAATTCAAGCCCAGGCTGCTGCACAGTTTTCCGATGTAAAAACCCATTGGGCGAAAAATGAAATCAAGTACTTATCCGACCGCAATATCATCGGCGGTTATCCGGACGGCACATTCAAGCCGAATGAGCCGATTACCCGAGCACAAGCTTCAGCGATGCTTATCAAAGCATTGAACATTCCGCTGACGGAAAATACATCTGTCCAGTTCAAGGATGTGGCGAAAAATTCACCGTACTACCAGATCCTCGCAACGGTGAATGAAAAAGGAGTCCTACGCGGCGATAATGGCTATATGCGCCCCGGCGAAAAAACTTCGCGGGCACAAATGGCCGCGATCCTACGCCGTGCGTTCGACTTGCCGTTAGACAAGCAAGCGACTTTTATTGACGTCACGCCGGCTCACTGGGCATATCAGGACATCAATGGAATCGCGAAACAGCGCATCGCGGGTGGATCGGATGGCAAATATATGCCGTCGAATTCCGTCACACGTGCCCAGTTCTCCGCATTCCTAGTCCGCGCACTGGACGATAAGATGAAACTGAGCAAATATCATTCGTATGTGAGCACGAAAGGGAAGACGGTGGAACAAGAGGGTTTCATCTATTTCACAGAACGGGATACAGAACACCGCTACTCGGTCATGAAGGAAAACAAGGAAACCGGCAAACGGGAAGTGTTGCTGCGAGATGTAGAGGTGCCGCGAAGTGATTGGGATTATGATCCCCGCTTCCTGCATGACAATACGCGGCTCGTCCTGTACAACGATGAGCTGTACATCCCGTACTGGAGCGGCGCATTTGCCGAAGCGGATGAAGTGCCGTATGCTTTTGATGTGATGAAGATCAAGACGGATGGACAGGAATTGGTGAAAATAATGGAGCCGAGCGGAAGGGTGATGCTCCGCAATCTGTTCATTTGGAATGATCGGATCTATTTCACTGATACGGATGGTTGGAGTCCGCGGGCAGTCAGTCCGGATGAATTTGAGGACGGTACACTTGTACTCTACTCCACACCGCTGGGCGGCCTCGGCAATAAGCGGAAAGAACTGGTCTTTGATGCACGCGTGACATTTGATCATTATGATGAAAAACTAAACCAACCAAACCTGAATCGGGAAGCGGGCGGAGAAAACCTCTCCGTGCTGTACGACCACTCCACGATCTATTATTTCAATAAAAAAGGCGTCTTCAAATACAACCTGCTCGATAAAAAGACGAGCAAGCTCTCCACCATCCTTGGCAAGCGCATGGAAGTGACCGAGACGCAGCTGATCGTCACAGATGTAAAAGGGAAGAAACATTCATTGAAGAAATGA
- a CDS encoding conserved phage C-terminal domain-containing protein: MNLLINESPLFVQPSLAKEMGLNEALILQQLYFRSLIASKQKDGFSWVYKTYEEWQEEFPFWSVDTIKRTIRRLEKKGYVISTSAFNKMKTDKTKWYRIDYANCSLPSVQPVPSNKAKRPAGEEQLAPCEEGNLSLPITKELKRDLNKEYVGTRPDVVFEVIDYLNAKTGKEFQAKSKSTRRMLNARLSEGYSLEDFKAVIDVKVGHWGNDPHMRNYLRPSTLFAPTNFENYLNEVPVGKSPMATVVHQSPVLDFGKGESR, from the coding sequence ATGAATCTATTGATCAACGAATCACCACTGTTCGTCCAGCCGTCATTGGCGAAAGAAATGGGCCTGAACGAGGCGCTGATCTTACAGCAACTGTATTTCCGTTCGCTCATCGCGTCGAAGCAAAAAGACGGTTTTTCATGGGTTTACAAGACGTACGAGGAATGGCAGGAGGAGTTTCCGTTCTGGTCGGTCGACACGATCAAGCGGACCATCCGCAGGCTGGAAAAGAAGGGGTATGTCATCTCGACTTCCGCCTTCAACAAGATGAAAACGGACAAGACGAAATGGTACCGGATCGACTATGCAAATTGCTCCCTTCCATCGGTGCAACCTGTCCCTTCGAACAAGGCAAAACGACCCGCTGGAGAGGAGCAGCTTGCCCCATGCGAAGAGGGCAACTTGTCCCTACCAATAACCAAAGAACTTAAAAGAGATTTAAATAAAGAATATGTCGGGACACGTCCCGACGTCGTCTTCGAAGTGATCGATTACTTGAATGCAAAGACCGGGAAGGAATTCCAAGCGAAGTCGAAATCAACCCGACGGATGCTCAACGCCAGATTGTCGGAAGGGTATTCGCTGGAGGACTTCAAGGCGGTGATTGACGTGAAAGTGGGACACTGGGGGAACGATCCGCATATGCGCAACTATTTACGGCCGTCCACGTTGTTCGCACCAACCAACTTCGAAAATTATCTGAACGAAGTACCTGTTGGGAAGTCGCCAATGGCGACCGTCGTGCATCAATCGCCCGTCCTTGATTTCGGGAAGGGGGAATCCCGATGA
- a CDS encoding replicative DNA helicase, whose amino-acid sequence MNGLQLAEKSLLGTMLTENYLIGDSGLRETFFINAAHQRIFSCMQRLAADDRAVDYITILTMTDPLELGGANYVANLQNFANPARFDEYKEIVIGEWKAREKRRLLQLAQVEDWQIEHIQKAFDDLEAEHMPQEDASIKNDLIDLFELPFQPLDEEAGMTTGLRDLDKLLNGFQDSELTIIGARPSMGKTDMLNHLALHAGLAGHLPIIFSLEMSRKSMVTRLIASAGGYNRLRMRNPHRHFDDQQKAGWTKTIGFLDEADIHIDDRSGLTVGQIKATARHIIKTNPDKKPILYIDYLQLIRPDNMRGDQTEKIGQISYDLKNMAKEFGCPVVCLSQLSRGVEGRLNKRPLMSDLRDSGNLEQDADVICFLYRDDYYNKESDTGNLLEIIVAKHRNGPTGTATVAYVKETGKLYDINWSERKGSA is encoded by the coding sequence ATGAATGGACTGCAACTTGCGGAAAAGAGCTTGCTTGGCACAATGCTGACGGAAAATTATTTGATTGGCGACAGCGGTTTGCGAGAAACATTTTTCATAAATGCAGCACATCAACGGATTTTCAGCTGTATGCAGCGGCTCGCAGCGGACGACAGGGCTGTCGACTATATCACCATTCTGACGATGACTGATCCGCTCGAGCTCGGCGGCGCGAACTATGTGGCCAATCTGCAGAACTTTGCCAACCCGGCGCGGTTTGACGAATACAAGGAAATAGTCATCGGGGAATGGAAAGCGCGGGAAAAGCGGCGGTTGCTGCAACTGGCGCAAGTGGAGGATTGGCAGATCGAACATATCCAGAAAGCGTTCGATGATTTGGAGGCCGAACATATGCCGCAAGAAGACGCCTCCATCAAAAACGACCTCATCGACCTGTTCGAGCTTCCGTTCCAGCCGTTGGACGAAGAGGCTGGCATGACGACCGGTTTGCGGGATCTCGACAAACTGCTGAACGGCTTCCAGGACAGCGAATTGACGATCATCGGAGCACGGCCGTCGATGGGGAAGACGGATATGCTGAATCACTTGGCGCTCCATGCCGGGCTGGCGGGGCATTTGCCGATCATCTTCTCGCTCGAAATGAGCCGTAAATCTATGGTCACACGACTCATCGCATCTGCCGGCGGCTATAATCGGTTGCGGATGCGCAATCCCCATCGCCACTTCGATGACCAGCAAAAAGCGGGCTGGACGAAAACAATCGGTTTTCTTGACGAGGCTGACATCCATATCGACGATCGCAGCGGCTTGACAGTCGGGCAAATCAAGGCGACAGCCCGGCACATTATCAAAACGAATCCGGATAAAAAGCCCATTCTCTATATCGATTATTTGCAGTTGATTCGGCCCGATAATATGCGGGGCGACCAAACCGAGAAAATCGGGCAAATCAGCTACGACTTGAAAAACATGGCGAAGGAATTCGGCTGCCCCGTCGTCTGCCTGTCACAGTTGAGCCGGGGAGTGGAAGGTCGTCTGAACAAGCGTCCGCTCATGAGCGATTTGCGCGATTCCGGAAATCTCGAGCAGGACGCGGACGTCATCTGCTTTCTCTACCGCGACGATTACTACAACAAAGAGAGCGATACTGGCAACCTGCTTGAAATCATCGTAGCCAAGCATCGGAACGGGCCGACCGGAACGGCGACGGTCGCTTATGTCAAGGAAACCGGAAAACTGTATGACATCAATTGGAGCGAAAGGAAGGGATCGGCATGA
- the qoxD gene encoding cytochrome aa3 quinol oxidase subunit IV gives MSELFPRKLVMGFGFSLVLTVTALSVYFLDMSFAVGLTILLATALVQAAVQLIGFMHVGESEDKVPIYLNIYYGIAIALVTIFGTLLILIWDM, from the coding sequence ATGAGCGAATTATTCCCGCGCAAACTGGTAATGGGCTTTGGCTTTTCACTCGTTCTGACAGTAACGGCATTGTCGGTCTATTTCTTGGATATGTCATTTGCTGTAGGATTGACAATCCTGTTAGCCACGGCATTAGTGCAGGCGGCAGTTCAACTCATCGGCTTCATGCACGTCGGTGAGTCGGAGGATAAAGTGCCAATTTACTTGAACATTTATTACGGCATCGCCATCGCCCTCGTCACGATTTTCGGTACGTTATTAATCTTGATCTGGGATATGTAA
- the qoxC gene encoding cytochrome aa3 quinol oxidase subunit III: MKLDNSLPLEYSTQQNKMNIFGFWVFIGAEVMLFATLFATYFTLEHRTGNGPAGAEIFEIAPVLIETFLLLTSSFTIGLGVHAMRIGRKNAMLTFFSITLLLGLAFLGVEIYEFMHYAHVGAGLQVSAFTAILLTTLGTHGAHVTVGLFWGLFIIMQVKKRGLTPATANKSFIFSLYWHFLDVVWIFIFSFIYLKGMM, from the coding sequence ATGAAACTCGATAACTCGCTTCCCCTTGAATATAGTACGCAACAAAATAAAATGAATATCTTTGGATTCTGGGTTTTCATAGGTGCCGAAGTCATGCTCTTTGCAACACTTTTTGCAACCTATTTCACCTTGGAGCACCGAACAGGAAATGGACCGGCTGGAGCGGAGATATTTGAAATTGCTCCAGTGCTCATCGAAACATTCTTGTTGTTAACAAGTAGTTTTACGATCGGTCTTGGCGTGCACGCGATGCGGATCGGCAGAAAAAATGCAATGTTAACATTTTTCTCCATCACATTGCTTCTCGGTTTAGCATTCCTCGGTGTGGAAATCTATGAGTTCATGCACTATGCTCATGTGGGGGCAGGACTTCAAGTGAGTGCCTTTACCGCAATCTTGCTGACCACATTAGGGACGCATGGAGCTCACGTTACCGTCGGTCTGTTCTGGGGATTGTTTATTATCATGCAAGTGAAAAAGCGTGGTTTGACGCCCGCAACGGCTAATAAATCGTTTATCTTCTCACTTTACTGGCATTTCTTAGATGTCGTCTGGATCTTTATCTTCAGCTTCATCTACTTGAAAGGAATGATGTAA